From a single Lolium rigidum isolate FL_2022 chromosome 7, APGP_CSIRO_Lrig_0.1, whole genome shotgun sequence genomic region:
- the LOC124673289 gene encoding hexokinase-4, chloroplastic-like, producing the protein MSAAVGSPFPAVAVAQHRRRGRAAAVQVRSSAMAAATPILDDLRLRCATPLPLLRHVADAMAADMRAGLAVDGAGELKMIPSYVYSLPTGDETGLFYALDLGGTNFRVLRVQLGGKDRRVIDSESEQVSIPKQIMHGTTEELFDFIAARLSNFVAKEGGNFRLQKGRKREIGFTFSFPVKQTSIDSGILIKWTKGFAVSGTAGKDVVACLNAAMERQGLDMRVSALVNDTVGTLAGAHYWDEDVMVAVILGTGTNACYIEKNDFIPKLLHLGPVAGNTIINTEWGAFSDGLPLTEFDRDMDAESINPGEQIFEKTISGMYLGEIVRRVLAKMAQEHDLFGHSFADKLAQPFVLRTPHLCAMQQDSSNDLGEVQLILRDVIGVNESSLAERRAIVDVSDCIVKRGGRLAGAGIAGILQKMESDSNGLVLGRRTAVAMDGGLYENYPQYRSYMTEAMVELLGPQDSEHVVVEHTKDGSGIGAALLAAANSKYAAQSST; encoded by the exons ATGTCCGCCGCCGTAGGCTCGCCGTTCCCGGCCGTGGCCGTGGCGCAGCACCGCCGGCGGGGTCGCGCCGCCGCTGTGCAGGTCCGTAGCTCGGCGATGGCCGCGGCAACGCCCATCCTGGACGACCTGAGGCTGCGGTGCGCGACGCCGCTCCCTCTGCTGCGGCACGTGGCGGACGCCATGGCCGCGGACATGCGCGCCGGGCTTGCCGTGGACGGCGCCGGCGAGCTCAAGATGATCCCCAGCTACGTCTACTCGCTCCCCACTGG GGATGAGACCGGGCTGTTCTATGCCCTGGATCTTGGAGGCACCAACTTCAGAGTCCTCAGGGTGCAGCTGGGGGGAAAAGATAGGCGTGTCATCGACAGCGAGTCCGAGCAAGTGTCCATCCCAAAACAAATCATGCATGGTACAACTGAG GAACTGTTCGATTTCATCGCGGCCCGACTATCGAATTTTGTGGCCAAGGAGGGCGGCAACTTTCGTCTTCAGAAAGGTAGGAAGAGAGAGATTGGTTTTACCTTCTCCTTTCCGGTAAAGCAAACTTCTATTGATTCCGGCATTCTGATCAAGTGGACAAAGGGTTTTGCCGTCTCTGGAACT GCTGGGAAGGATGTAGTTGCCTGTCTAAATGCTGCAATGGAGAGACAAGGGCTTGACATGCGTGTATCTGCTTTG GTAAACGATACCGTTGGAACCTTAGCTGGAGCGCATTATTGGGATGAGGACGTGATGGTTGCAGTAATATTGGGCACTGGCACAAATGCTTGCTACATTGAGAAAAACGATTTTATCCCAAAGCTCCTACACCTTGGGCCTGTAGCAGGAAACACG ATTATCAACACTGAATGGGGAGCGTTTTCAGATGGTCTTCCACTAACTGAATTTGACAGGGACATGGATGCTGAGAGCATAAATCCCGGTGAACAG ATATTTGAGAAGACGATTTCTGGTATGTACCTTGGAGAAATTGTGCGAAGAGTGCTGGCCAAAATGGCTCAAGAGCATGATCTGTTTGGCCATTCTTTCGCTGACAAACTTGCTCAGCCGTTTGTCCTAAG aacccCACATTTGTGTGCTATGCAACAAGATAGCTCCAATGACCTGGGAGAAGTTCAATTAATCTTACGCGATGTCATCGGT GTCAATGAATCTTCTCTAGCGGAACGGAGGGCTATCGTAGATGTTTCTGATTGCATCGTCAAGAGAGGCGGTCGGTTGGCTGGTGCCGGTATTGCTGGCATTCTTCAGAAGATGGAGAGCGACTCCAATGGGCTGGTCTTAGGGAGACGAACAGCGGTCGCGATGGATGGTGGACTTTACGAGAATTACCCTCAGTACAGGTCGTATATGACCGAGGCTATGGTGGAGCTTCTCGGGCCCCAGGACTCGGAGCACGTAGTCGTTGAGCACACAAAAGATGGGTCTGGCATCGGCGCAGCACTGTTGGCTGCCGCAAACTCAAAATATGCAGCGCAGTCCTCGACATGA